The following coding sequences are from one Primulina eburnea isolate SZY01 chromosome 15, ASM2296580v1, whole genome shotgun sequence window:
- the LOC140813886 gene encoding protein CHLORORESPIRATORY REDUCTION 41, chloroplastic, with the protein MASSLLQFLHHHTNPLTLVHPKLNPQNPIRLDQFPIHCTSNSDPPSTNFTSLSDSTPEDDQFPNPGPTISSEQFPIEKRRRSEIIRDRKSRGGLVKPEPPNFEIGWKRTKPIPLEKPKGYVIMDFLEKLVELMEREYGSTTLLAKVGEIVAERAREEAEVLVDEGKVEERMVTELCRVLKLMEMDLAMVKAAVKEDTLNERIQQAKARCRQAILVANSF; encoded by the coding sequence ATGGCTTCCAGTCTCCTCCAATTTCTCCATCACCACACCAATCCTTTAACTCTTGTGCACCCCAAGCTAAATCCTCAGAACCCCATACGTCTCGACCAATTTCCCATCCACTGCACATCAAATTCGGACCCTCCATCAACAAATTTCACAAGCCTCTCCGACTCCACTCCTGAAGATGATCAGTTTCCAAATCCAGGCCCCACCATCAGCTCAGAACAGTTCCCCATCGAGAAGCGTAGAAGATCAGAGATAATACGAGACAGGAAATCAAGAGGCGGGCTGGTGAAACCCGAGCCTCCGAACTTCGAGATAGGGTGGAAGAGAACCAAACCCATTCCACTGGAGAAGCCAAAAGGGTACGTGATAATGGACTTTCTGGAGAAACTGGTGGAGCTGATGGAAAGAGAGTATGGCTCCACCACGCTGTTGGCTAAAGTTGGAGAAATAGTGGCCGAGAGAGCTAGAGAAGAAGCAGAAGTGCTGGTGGATGAAGGGAAAGTGGAGGAGCGAATGGTGACTGAACTGTGCAGGGTTTTGAAGCTAATGGAAATGGATTTGGCCATGGTGAAAGCAGCTGTTAAGGAGGATACCTTGAATGAGAGGATTCAACAGGCCAAGGCACGCTGCAGACAGGCAATTCTTGTTGCTAATTCCTTCTGA
- the LOC140815086 gene encoding protein translation factor SUI1 homolog → MSDFDIQTPTALDPFADANAENSGAGSKDYIHVRVQQRNGRKSLTTVQGLKKEFSYNKILKDLKKEFCCNGTVVQDPELGQVIQLQGDQRKNVSSFLIQAGIVKKEHIKIHGF, encoded by the exons ATGTCTGATTTTGACATCCAGACTCCTACTGCTCTAG ATCCTTTCGCTGATGCAAATGCTGAGAATTCTGGTGCCGGGTCAAAGGACTACATTCATGTTCGCGTACAGCAGCGGAATGGTCGGAAAAGCCTAACAACTGTGCAGGGTTTAAAGAAAGAGTTCAGCTATAACAAAATCCTTAAGGATCTCAAGAAAGAGTTTTGCTGCAATGGAACTGTTGTTCAGGACCCAGAACTAGGCCAg GTTATTCAACTCCAAGGTGACCAGCGGAAGAACGTGTCTTCCTTTCTTATTCAG GCTGGGATCGTGAAAAAGGAGCATATTAAAATTCATGGTTTCTGA
- the LOC140813554 gene encoding pectinesterase-like — MASTTEPLLNTPRNSRFICKFLYTALAFVALLVSAVFLASNLSKQTQNDVSHICQRALHPETCQDFVSQVVSSASFETKDTTVILQKLLMKEARLMKNASFHARNLRNQMNEKTEQGALSDCLDLLDMSFDRVLDSVKAIRDGTRMSRADARTWLSGVLTNHVTCFDGLKNSSRKSMETFLEDLILRARASLAILATVSEPDTDFAVLSALGGMLLPPWITAMDKTLLETSGNAIKADITVAKDGSGNYKTVAEAVKAAPTNSKTRYVIYVKKGTYKENVEVASNKKNLMIVGDGMDSTTITGDLSVGGGSTTFNSATLAAVGDGFILQDIGIKNTAGAAMHQAVALRLGADKSVVNRCRLDAFQDTLYAHSQRQFYTQCYITGTVDFIFGNSAVVFQKCKLAARKPMANQQNMVTAQGRTDPNQNTATSIQACNIIASSDLEPVQSSFRTYLGRPWKEYSRTVVMQSNISSVIDPAGWAKWNGDFALKTLYYGEYQNQGAGAGTSKRVDWPGYHVITKSSDAVKFTVKELIQGGDWLDSAGVSYIEGLI, encoded by the exons ATGGCTTCAACAACTGAACCTCTGCTAAATACTCCCCGAAACTCCAGGTTCATCTGCAAGTTCCTCTACACAGCTTTAGCATTTGTCGCGCTACTCGTTTCAGCTGTTTTTCTTGCTTCAAATCTTAGCAAACAAACCCAAAACGACGTTTCACATATCTGCCAACGAGCTTTGCATCCCGAGACATGCCAAGATTTTGTTTCTCAAGTTGTATCCAGTGCTAGTTTTGAAACCAAAGATACTACGGTCATCTTGCAAAAATTGTTGATGAAGGAAGCTCGTCTCATGAAGAATGCTTCCTTTCATGCTAGAAATCTGAGGAATCAGATGAATGAGAAGACTGAACAAGGGGCTTTGTCTGATTGCCTTGACCTGTTAGACATGTCCTTTGACCGGGTTCTTGATTCCGTCAAAGCTATTAGGGATGGAACCAGGATGTCTCGTGCTGATGCACGAACATGGCTGAGTGGCGTGCTCACTAATCATGTCACCTGCTTTGATGGGCTCAAAAATTCCTCAAGAAAATCAATGGAAACCTTTCTCGAGGACCTTATCTTGAGGGCAAGGGCTTCTTTGGCCATTCTTGCCACGGTATCAGAGCCTGACACGGATTTTGCAGTGCTTTCTGCACTTGGAGGGATGCTACTACCTCCCTGGATCACCGCAATGGACAAGACATTGCTGGAGACCTCGGGTAACGCGATAAAAGCTGATATAACCGTTGCAAAAGATGGATCGGGTAATTACAAGACAGTTGCAGAAGCAGTTAAAGCGGCCCCGACCAATAGCAAGACCCGTTACGTGATCTACGTTAAGAAGGGAACGTACAAGGAGAACGTTGAAGTGGCCAGCAACAAGAAGAATCTGATGATTGTTGGAGATGGTATGGATTCAACAACCATCACCGGTGATCTCAGTGTAGGTGGTGGATCCACTACCTTCAACTCCGCCACTCTcg CCGCAGTTGGAGATGGATTTATACTACAAGACATAGGCATAAAAAACACAGCCGGGGCGGCGATGCACCAGGCAGTGGCACTCCGCCTAGGTGCTGATAAATCCGTCGTAAACCGCTGCCGCCTCGACGCTTTCCAAGACACACTGTACGCGCATTCCCAAAGGCAATTTTACACACAGTGCTACATAACGGGAACCGTCGACTTCATATTCGGCAACTCAGCAGTTGTGTTCCAGAAGTGCAAACTGGCAGCCCGAAAACCCATGGCTAACCAGCAAAACATGGTCACAGCACAAGGCCGAACCGACCCAAATCAGAACACGGCCACTTCCATCCAAGCTTGCAACATCATCGCTAGTAGTGACCTAGAACCAGTGCAAAGTTCCTTTCGTACTTACCTAGGTCGTCCATGGAAGGAGTACTCGAGGACCGTGGTCATGCAGTCAAACATCAGCAGCGTCATAGATCCGGCTGGATGGGCGAAGTGGAACGGGGATTTTGCGCTGAAGACTTTGTATTATGGGGAGTACCAGAACCAGGGAGCTGGAGCTGGAACCAGCAAGAGGGTGGATTGGCCTGGATATCATGTTATCACCAAATCGTCTGACGCCGTGAAATTTACAGTGAAGGAACTGATTCAGGGCGGGGACTGGTTGGATTCCGCTGGTGTATCTTACATCGAAGGATTGATCTGA
- the LOC140815285 gene encoding COBRA-like protein 10 yields MKKIEKDLKTNPRLFSQMLARKSGMRIQRFCVLLVLFVSAINVSNAQDYDTPETPPPEQENCDGIFVSYTFMGREKEYPFVKNVSAQAWSFKAMLSVLNAGAQELKSWKVFVGFQYRELLVSADGAVVVDGDGYPVRVGNNGTTLAGYPQADLKTAIDTANDYGQMMVQVNLKGTQFGLGTKGTPMPKKLKLVNEGYKCPAATRKGSYMHVCCKKDPKYKDKLKTKFLPRKYGDLSFTYDVLRAYENKYLAQVTIDNNHPLGRLDQWNLTWDWMRNEFIYDMRGAYTHKKDPSECIYGPQGQYYQDFDFSNVMNCQKKPVIADLPPEKENDDKVGRLPNCCKNGTLLPKTMNETQARAIFQLEVFKLPPDLNRTALYPPQNWKIDGRLNPTYKCSTPIRVDPTEFPDPSGIAAETFAVASWQVTCNMTRPKPKQSKCCVSYSAYYADSVVPCNTCACGCDEKARCDQNSAPLPLPADALLVPFVNRTEKAKAWAKIKNKNLPTKLPCPDNCGVSINWHIDSDYNKGWTARITLFNWDDFSFSDWFSAVQLKKAFPGFEKAYSFNGTKLPHVNSTIFMQGLPGLNYLVGEVNGTHPETDPRVPGKQQSVLSFTKKHLNNINIPQGDGFPSKVFFNGEECSLPTELPRRSDAGRSRLVLVSPILLSLLTLLLLTFSFN; encoded by the exons ATGAAAAAAATAGAAAAGGATTTGAAAACAAATCCACGTTTATTCTCACAAATGTTGGCAAGAAAATCAGGCATGAGAATACAACGGTTCTGTGTTTTACTTGTCCTGTTTGTATCCGCCATCAACGTCTCCAATGCTCAGGATTATGACACCCCGGAGACACCGCCTCCGGAACAAGAGAACTGTGATGGAATCTTTGTGTCCTACACATTCATGGGACGAGAGAAAGAGTATCCATTTGTCAAGAATGTTTCGGCTCAGGCATGGTCATTTAAGGCCATGTTGAGTGTTCTCAATGCTGGGGCTCAAGAGCTGAAATCTTGGAAAGTTTTCGTCGGCTTTCAGTATCGAGAGCTGCTGGTTTCTGCAGACGGTGCTGTGGTTGTTGATGGGGATGGATATCCTGTCCGAGTCGGGAATAATGGAACGACTCTCGCAGGGTATCCGCAGGCTGATTTGAAAACTGCGATAGATACCGCAAATGATTACGGTCAGATGATGGTGCAGGTCAATCTCAAAGGAACACAATTTGGGCTTGGAACTAAAGGGACTCCCATGCCTAAAAAACTTAAGCTTGTTAATGAAGGGTACAAATGCCCTGCAGCCACTCGAAAAG GAAGTTACATGCATGTTTGCTGCAAAAAGGACCCAAAATACAAGGACAAACTCAAAACCAAGTTTCTGCCTCGAAAGTATGGTGATCTCTCCTTCACATACGATGTTCTTCGAGCATATGAGAACAAATATCTTGCACAAGTCACCATAGACAACAACCATCCACTTGGTCGTCTTGATCAATGGAACTTGACTTGGGATTGGATGAGAAACGAGTTCATTTATGATATGAGAGGAGCTTACACCCACAAAAAAGACCCTTCAGAATGCATTTATGGCCCTCAAGGCCAGTACTACCAGGATTTCGATTTTTCTAATGTAATGAACTGCCAAAAGAAGCCAGTTATAGCAGACTTACCTCCTGAGAAGGAAAACGATGACAAGGTTGGCAGGTTGCCAAATTGCTGCAAGAATGGTACTTTGTTGCCAAAGACAATGAATGAGACTCAGGCTAGAGCCATTTTCCAGTTAGAAGTGTTCAAACTTCCGCCTGACTTGAACAGAACCGCTCTTTATCCACCTCAAAATTGGAAGATCGATGGCCGACTCAACCCGACTTACAAGTGCAGCACTCCTATTAGAGTAGATCCAACAGAGTTTCCTGATCCTTCCGGGATTGCTGCAGAGACTTTCGCAGTAGCAAGTTGGCAAGTGACTTGCAATATGACTCGTCCCAAGCCGAAACAATCTAAATGCTGCGTTTCCTACTCAGCTTACTATGCTGATTCAGTTGTTCCTTGCAACACTTGCGCATGTGGATGTGATGAAAAAGCTCGTTGTGATCAAAATTCGGCTCCTTTGCCTCTTCCCGCAGATGCCCTTTTGGTACCATTCGTCAACAGAACAGAGAAAGCAAAAGCTTGGGCCAAGATTAAGAACAAGAATCTACCGACAAAATTGCCTTGTCCAGACAACTGTGGAGTGAGCATCAACTGGCACATTGATTCAGATTATAACAAAGGATGGACAGCGAGAATAACACTTTTCAACTGGGATGATTTCTCATTTTCTGATTGGTTCTCTGCCGTCCAGTTAAAGAAGGCTTTCCCTGGTTTTGAAAAAGCTTACTCATTCAACGGCACAAAGCTACCTCACGTCAATAGCACCATATTCATGCAAGGCCTGCCTGGATTAAACTACTTGGTTGGAGAGGTAAACGGGACTCACCCTGAAACGGATCCTAGAGTTCCTGGAAAGCAACAATCGGTACTTTCATTCACAAAGaaacatctaaataatataaacataCCACAAGGGGATGGATTCCCTTCGAAAGTTTTCTTCAACGGGGAGGAGTGTTCTCTTCCAACAGAGTTGCCTCGTAGAAGCGACGCAGGGCGATCTCGACTTGTTCTGGTTTCACCCATTCTTCTTTCCCTGCTGACTCTCCTGCTTCTGACATTCAGCTTTAATTGA
- the LOC140814090 gene encoding early nodulin-like protein 9, which yields MARFNVIYFLGIFNVLLLIKEGDAFEFKVGGSKGTWTVPVDPDSSEYNKWAERNRFQVGDSLLFVYVADQDSVLQVNKDDYTNCKTASPIAKYNDGNTVIKFNQSGPHYFISGVDDNCHKNEKLVVVVMADRSKHSSAPAVEMSPPSPAPSGEESPSPPSEAPSQEASPPNNGVSSIVHGVVETIGVALLGSSLVLAL from the exons ATGGCCCGATTTAACGTCATCTATTTCTTGGGGATTTTCAATGTTTTATTGTTGATCAAGGAAGGTGATGCATTTGAATTTAAGGTTGGTGGCTCCAAAGGTACTTGGACAGTTCCTGTTGATCCTGATTCTTCCGAGTACAATAAATGGGCCGAAAGAAATCGATTTCAAGTCGGAGACTCCTTGT TATTTGTGTACGTTGCTGATCAAGATTCCGTTCTGCAAGTAAACAAGGATGATTACACAAACTGCAAAACTGCGTCGCCTATTGCAAAATACAATGATGGGAACACCGTGATCAAGTTCAATCAGTCAGGTCCTCATTATTTCATCAGTGGGGTGGATGATAATTGCCACAAGAATGAAAAGCTGGTGGTGGTTGTCATGGCGGATAGAAGCAAGCATTCTTCTGCTCCAGCGGTGGAGATGTCGCCACCATCTCCTGCACCTTCTGGCGAAGAATCTCCTTCTCCGCCTTCCGAAGCTCCCTCTCAGGAAGCTTCTCCTCCTAATAATGGTGTTTCTTCAATCGTGCATGGTGTCGTTGAAACCATTGGAGTTGCTCTTCTTGGTTCATCACTTGTTCTGGCTCTTTGA
- the LOC140814695 gene encoding uncharacterized protein isoform X1: MKISSDKKMADSGTEESSWTFYIQGFMCDDAQNSSSSSDYETPSLVSDAGSSAAKKLTDIHRTDTNLGFPNGIRGNNHDTDNKMMGKNISIMCKQNSFKKQKTKVPAAVMDYDLEDTASSPANSPKISHMNEFMNHQEKGKIDVSEAKRNIFGKGGALNDHHVEKESNSTGLEEEDL, encoded by the exons atgaagatTTCTTCAGATAAAAAAATGGCGGATTCTGGTACTGAAGAGAGCAGCTGGACTTTCTACATACAAGGGTTCATGTGTGATGATGCTCAAAACAGCTCCTCGTCCTCAGATTATGAAACCCCTTCTCTCGTTTCCGATGCCGGTTCTTCCGCTGCCAAAAAGTTGACAGATATTCACCGCACGGATACAAATTTAGGGTTTCCTAATGGAATCAGAGGTAATAACCATGATACCGATAATAAAATGATGGGGAAGAATATTAGTATCATGTGCAAGCAAAACAGTTTCAAGAAACAGAAAACTAAAGTTCCTGCAGCTGTGATGGACTATGATCTAGAGGACACCGCAAGTTCTCCTGCAAACAGTCCCAAG ATTTCTCATATGAATGAGTTCATGAATCATCAAGAGAAAGGAAAGATAGATGTTTCTGAg GCGAAAAGAAATATATTTGGCAAGGGTGGAGCATTGAACGACCATCATGTTGAGAAGGAGAGTAACAGCACAGGACTTGAAGAAGAGGACCTGTGA
- the LOC140814695 gene encoding uncharacterized protein isoform X2 → MKISSDKKMADSGTEESSWTFYIQGFMCDDAQNSSSSSDYETPSLVSDAGSSAAKKLTDIHRTDTNLGFPNGIRGNNHDTDNKMMGKNISIMCKQNSFKKQKTKVPAAVMDYDLEDTASSPANSPKAKRNIFGKGGALNDHHVEKESNSTGLEEEDL, encoded by the exons atgaagatTTCTTCAGATAAAAAAATGGCGGATTCTGGTACTGAAGAGAGCAGCTGGACTTTCTACATACAAGGGTTCATGTGTGATGATGCTCAAAACAGCTCCTCGTCCTCAGATTATGAAACCCCTTCTCTCGTTTCCGATGCCGGTTCTTCCGCTGCCAAAAAGTTGACAGATATTCACCGCACGGATACAAATTTAGGGTTTCCTAATGGAATCAGAGGTAATAACCATGATACCGATAATAAAATGATGGGGAAGAATATTAGTATCATGTGCAAGCAAAACAGTTTCAAGAAACAGAAAACTAAAGTTCCTGCAGCTGTGATGGACTATGATCTAGAGGACACCGCAAGTTCTCCTGCAAACAGTCCCAAG GCGAAAAGAAATATATTTGGCAAGGGTGGAGCATTGAACGACCATCATGTTGAGAAGGAGAGTAACAGCACAGGACTTGAAGAAGAGGACCTGTGA
- the LOC140813545 gene encoding uncharacterized protein isoform X2, whose amino-acid sequence MVVIHMPILDYSCSEFADPLVAEKTTEFFNSNKGKLLKSFPTLLSQFFQLMLKFIAWNGDKLEELFIRVFGGFMSPGYFFLLFQSLVDLPILVVALEKVERSSGSLVGSSIALIQKSAAPEMLLALMDEAYTGSTIGDGGADSESEDSTNMTVDYIFLDLLKDDNDGLSEHHWTSPAMAAALQAVINAPRLLDSYFPSAVHDANGCSFNICFNSSAYG is encoded by the exons ATGGTCGTCATACACATGCCGATTTTGGATTATTCTTGTAGTGAATTTGCAGATCCTCTTGTTGCTGAAAAAACTACGGAATTTTTTAACTCAAACAAAGGAAAGCTTTTAAAATCCTTTCCCACATTGCTTTCTCAG TTTTTCCAATTAATGCTGAAGTTTATTGCATGGAATGGAGATAA ATTAGAAGAATTATTCATAAGAGTTTTTGGTGGATTCATGTCTCCTGGATACTTCTTTCTCCTTTTCCAATCACTTGTTGACTTACCTA TACTGGTTGTGGCACTGGAAAAGGTTGAACGAAGCTCTGGGTCACTTGTTGGAAGCAGCATAGCTTTAATTCAAAAAAGCGCTGCACCTGAG ATGTTGCTCGCACTCATGGATGAAGCATATACAGGTTCAACCATTGGAGATGGAGGTGCAGATTCTGAATCTGAAGATAGCACTAATATGACTGTTGACTATATCTTTCTTGATCTCCTCAAGGATGATAATGACGGCCTTTCT GAACATCATTGGACCTCTCCTGCAATGGCTGCTGCTTTGCAGGCTGTAATTAATGCCCCACGGCTTCTTGATTCCTATTTTCCTTCAGCTGTTCATGATGCCAATGGTTGCAG CTTTAATATATGCTTTAATTCCTCTGCTTATGGCTAG
- the LOC140813545 gene encoding uncharacterized protein isoform X1 gives MVVIHMPILDYSCSEFADPLVAEKTTEFFNSNKGKLLKSFPTLLSQFFQLMLKFIAWNGDKLEELFIRVFGGFMSPGYFFLLFQSLVDLPILVVALEKVERSSGSLVGSSIALIQKSAAPEMLLALMDEAYTGSTIGDGGADSESEDSTNMTVDYIFLDLLKDDNDGLSEHHWTSPAMAAALQAVINAPRLLDSYFPSAVHDANGCRFTPCILYFLLLEMRF, from the exons ATGGTCGTCATACACATGCCGATTTTGGATTATTCTTGTAGTGAATTTGCAGATCCTCTTGTTGCTGAAAAAACTACGGAATTTTTTAACTCAAACAAAGGAAAGCTTTTAAAATCCTTTCCCACATTGCTTTCTCAG TTTTTCCAATTAATGCTGAAGTTTATTGCATGGAATGGAGATAA ATTAGAAGAATTATTCATAAGAGTTTTTGGTGGATTCATGTCTCCTGGATACTTCTTTCTCCTTTTCCAATCACTTGTTGACTTACCTA TACTGGTTGTGGCACTGGAAAAGGTTGAACGAAGCTCTGGGTCACTTGTTGGAAGCAGCATAGCTTTAATTCAAAAAAGCGCTGCACCTGAG ATGTTGCTCGCACTCATGGATGAAGCATATACAGGTTCAACCATTGGAGATGGAGGTGCAGATTCTGAATCTGAAGATAGCACTAATATGACTGTTGACTATATCTTTCTTGATCTCCTCAAGGATGATAATGACGGCCTTTCT GAACATCATTGGACCTCTCCTGCAATGGCTGCTGCTTTGCAGGCTGTAATTAATGCCCCACGGCTTCTTGATTCCTATTTTCCTTCAGCTGTTCATGATGCCAATGGTTGCAGGTTTACTCCGTGTATTCTGTATTTTCTTTTACTTGAAATGAGATTTTAG
- the LOC140813545 gene encoding uncharacterized protein isoform X3 has translation MVVIHMPILDYSCSEFADPLVAEKTTEFFNSNKGKLLKSFPTLLSQFFQLMLKFIAWNGDKLEELFIRVFGGFMSPGYFFLLFQSLVDLPILVVALEKVERSSGSLVGSSIALIQKSAAPEMLLALMDEAYTGSTIGDGGADSESEDSTNMTVDYIFLDLLKDDNDGLSVWNIIGPLLQWLLLCRL, from the exons ATGGTCGTCATACACATGCCGATTTTGGATTATTCTTGTAGTGAATTTGCAGATCCTCTTGTTGCTGAAAAAACTACGGAATTTTTTAACTCAAACAAAGGAAAGCTTTTAAAATCCTTTCCCACATTGCTTTCTCAG TTTTTCCAATTAATGCTGAAGTTTATTGCATGGAATGGAGATAA ATTAGAAGAATTATTCATAAGAGTTTTTGGTGGATTCATGTCTCCTGGATACTTCTTTCTCCTTTTCCAATCACTTGTTGACTTACCTA TACTGGTTGTGGCACTGGAAAAGGTTGAACGAAGCTCTGGGTCACTTGTTGGAAGCAGCATAGCTTTAATTCAAAAAAGCGCTGCACCTGAG ATGTTGCTCGCACTCATGGATGAAGCATATACAGGTTCAACCATTGGAGATGGAGGTGCAGATTCTGAATCTGAAGATAGCACTAATATGACTGTTGACTATATCTTTCTTGATCTCCTCAAGGATGATAATGACGGCCTTTCTGTATG GAACATCATTGGACCTCTCCTGCAATGGCTGCTGCTTTGCAGGCTGTAA